The DNA segment ACGTCGGCCAGTTCGGCCAGTTCGTTCAGCACCGCCAGAGGCAGCACCGAGGCGATGTCGCCGTGCCCGGTCAAGGCACCCGCCGCACACAGATGCCCGAACCGAACGCGCTCGATGGAACTCCTGCCCAACAGCAGTCCGGTCAGATATCCGCCCGCGAACGCGTCTCCGGCACCGATCTTTTCGACTACGTCGAGCTTCAGCGCCGGTACGTCGACCCGAGAGGTTCCCTCGAACGCCGTCACGGTGTGCGCATCGTTCTTGATCACCAGGTGGTGTGGTTGCGGAAACATCTCGCGCAACTCGGCGGGATCGGATGTGCCGAACACCAGGGCAGCTTCGTCGGCACCCATCGACACCACATCGCTTCCTCGAACATGTTCCCCGAGCACATCGGTGGCTGCGTCCGGCCGAGACTTCCACAGCGCCGGCCGATAGTTCAGATCGAAGCTGACGACGGTGGGTAGATCCAACAAGGACCTCGTCAGGTCGGCCGCGGTATCGGAGATGGCCACGGTGATTCCGGTGAAGTGGATCAGGTCGGCACGGGCAACCAGGTTCGACGCGTGCCCGTCGATGTCTCCGGGCGACAGGGCGCTCGCAGCCGAGCCGGCGCGAAAGTACGTCATCGCACTGTCTCCGCATGCAAGGTCGTGTCGGTCGCCGGAACCCGAGCCGCGTTGCTTCACGTACATCCCCGTGGGTCGCTCGTCGTCGATGGTCACACCGGCGGTGTCGACACCTGCCGCGGCCAATTGTCCGACGAGGTACCGGCCGAATCCGTCGTCGCCCACTCGTGAGA comes from the Rhodococcus sp. SBT000017 genome and includes:
- a CDS encoding sugar kinase, translated to MKAPRAVCVGEGLVVLVAEPGPLEKSDTFHRTAGGAEANVARVFGQLGVDASWISRVGDDGFGRYLVGQLAAAGVDTAGVTIDDERPTGMYVKQRGSGSGDRHDLACGDSAMTYFRAGSAASALSPGDIDGHASNLVARADLIHFTGITVAISDTAADLTRSLLDLPTVVSFDLNYRPALWKSRPDAATDVLGEHVRGSDVVSMGADEAALVFGTSDPAELREMFPQPHHLVIKNDAHTVTAFEGTSRVDVPALKLDVVEKIGAGDAFAGGYLTGLLLGRSSIERVRFGHLCAAGALTGHGDIASVLPLAVLNELAELADVDWARLDYAATTARHSGVSQ